From Zavarzinella sp., one genomic window encodes:
- the ptsP gene encoding phosphoenolpyruvate--protein phosphotransferase, which produces MTKLRGIPVSPGVAIGHALVLDTDGFRIPVRKIPAHQIDNELARLDAAIQSAAQEAVATQKSLSNQYGASYGAIFGAHAMLFEDPAFVEEIRTIISSNLLAAESAVHQVVRSFVRTLESMNPDDYFAWRSADLFDIEQCILKHLMGGAENPLKNISEEVIIVARELSPSETATLNPHYTKAFATEHGGKASHTAIIANAMEIPAVLGLGPFLREVTSGDPIIVDGTEGIIILKPDTETLKKYEDLRFQRQQDDSKLHSEKDLPSVTLDGVIVSMLGNIEFPNEAASCRNRGAQGIGLYRTEFLYLGHDSDPSEEEHFHAYRQVLQDIGPGQPVIIRTIDLGADKFVKTHAPTEPEKNPSLGMRSIRLCLRDKPLFTKQLRAILRASCFGDIRIMFPMVCNLAEIRHCRFLLNEVMDELRESNIHFNARLPIGMMVEVPSACLMAREFAAHVDFFSIGTNDLIQYTLAADRTNEHVADLYNAADPAVIRLIHMVVQAATEHQVEVSVCGEVSGDPLFTPLLVGLGIKKLSVSPNHIASVKQVVRRLMTTDLKTLCEDVLIASNARDVHNLLVRFRETIFPEEVDGYQV; this is translated from the coding sequence ATGACGAAACTTCGTGGGATACCGGTCTCTCCTGGTGTGGCTATTGGCCATGCATTGGTGCTTGATACGGATGGTTTCCGGATTCCAGTTCGAAAAATTCCCGCACATCAAATCGACAATGAACTTGCCCGCCTGGACGCTGCCATTCAATCGGCTGCTCAGGAAGCGGTAGCTACTCAGAAGTCGCTTTCGAACCAATATGGTGCGTCCTACGGTGCCATCTTTGGTGCCCACGCCATGTTGTTTGAGGACCCGGCGTTTGTCGAAGAGATTCGCACCATCATTTCTAGTAATCTGTTGGCAGCGGAATCGGCTGTGCATCAGGTTGTTCGTTCATTTGTAAGAACATTGGAGTCGATGAATCCGGACGATTATTTCGCCTGGAGATCTGCTGATCTGTTCGATATCGAACAGTGCATTCTGAAGCACCTGATGGGCGGGGCCGAAAATCCGCTGAAAAACATTTCGGAAGAAGTGATTATCGTCGCGAGAGAATTATCTCCTAGTGAAACCGCGACTCTCAATCCCCACTACACCAAGGCATTCGCCACTGAGCATGGTGGCAAGGCCAGCCACACCGCAATTATTGCCAATGCCATGGAGATTCCAGCAGTGTTGGGGCTGGGGCCGTTTCTGCGCGAAGTAACGAGCGGTGATCCGATTATCGTGGATGGAACCGAAGGCATCATCATCCTGAAGCCAGATACAGAAACATTAAAAAAGTATGAGGATTTGCGATTTCAGCGGCAACAGGATGACTCTAAACTTCATTCAGAGAAGGATTTACCTTCTGTTACGCTCGACGGTGTGATTGTTTCAATGTTGGGCAATATTGAATTCCCCAATGAGGCAGCCAGTTGCCGGAATCGGGGAGCCCAGGGCATCGGATTGTATCGAACTGAATTTTTATATTTAGGGCACGATAGCGATCCGAGTGAAGAAGAGCACTTCCATGCCTACCGTCAGGTGTTGCAGGATATTGGCCCTGGTCAGCCAGTGATTATCCGCACCATTGATCTGGGTGCGGACAAATTTGTGAAGACCCACGCACCCACTGAGCCAGAAAAGAATCCTTCGCTGGGAATGCGTTCCATTCGATTGTGTCTTCGCGATAAACCCTTATTTACAAAGCAGTTACGTGCAATTTTGCGTGCCAGTTGCTTTGGTGATATTCGCATCATGTTTCCTATGGTGTGTAACCTGGCAGAAATTCGTCATTGTCGTTTTTTACTGAACGAAGTGATGGATGAGTTGCGGGAGTCGAACATACACTTTAATGCTCGTCTTCCTATTGGAATGATGGTGGAAGTGCCCTCTGCCTGCCTGATGGCGCGGGAATTCGCAGCCCATGTCGATTTTTTCTCTATTGGCACTAATGATTTAATTCAATATACTCTCGCTGCCGACCGTACGAATGAACATGTGGCAGATTTGTACAATGCTGCTGATCCAGCAGTGATTCGTTTGATCCACATGGTTGTGCAGGCGGCGACAGAACACCAGGTAGAAGTCAGCGTTTGTGGTGAAGTGAGTGGTGATCCACTTTTTACCCCACTGTTAGTGGGGCTGGGGATTAAAAAGCTCTCAGTTTCACCCAACCACATTGCCAGCGTCAAGCAGGTTGTGCGACGATTGATGACTACTGATTTGAAAACGCTGTGTGAAGATGTGCTGATCGCGAGTAATGCCCGCGATGTCCACAATCTGTTGGTGCGTTTTCGCGAAACAATATTTCCCGAAGAAGTGGACGGATACCAGGTGTAA
- a CDS encoding HPF/RaiA family ribosome-associated protein, producing the protein MRIDVSARHGHLSQEHQDEIRAKAEKLTHFFNRITMIEVMVDLGEPLKKKVEVKVDAEHKHDFVALGDHEELMVAVDLAIDRAQHQIHKYKEKVQDHRG; encoded by the coding sequence GTGCGTATAGATGTATCAGCCCGCCATGGTCATTTAAGTCAGGAGCACCAGGATGAAATTCGAGCGAAAGCCGAAAAGTTGACCCACTTTTTCAACCGGATCACCATGATTGAAGTGATGGTGGATCTGGGTGAACCGCTCAAAAAGAAAGTGGAAGTGAAGGTGGATGCCGAGCACAAGCACGACTTTGTTGCACTGGGCGACCACGAGGAATTGATGGTTGCTGTGGATCTGGCAATTGATCGTGCCCAGCATCAGATTCACAAGTACAAAGAGAAAGTTCAGGATCATCGCGGCTAG
- a CDS encoding TIGR03936 family radical SAM-associated protein: MAFDKIRFRFCKSGDLRFLSHLDLMRAFERMIRRADLPIKSTQGFHPAPRLVVPLSLSLGIVGWNEILEAEFTTPLDPQEVLQKLQAQQPPGLYLSSATGIPMKSTARIRRAFYRVDLPSEQTVPDASIEDWLANSEYWVYRKRPKEKLLNIRPYVEQITPTTAGFECSIWITPEGTTRIDEIAKAFGLGNILQQGWDVNRTDLEVTDELDPTVLHLTPTILPETRPVSGEWREEEYQWKQTGIVWGATSNGPIVE, encoded by the coding sequence ATGGCGTTTGACAAAATTCGATTTCGGTTCTGCAAATCTGGCGATTTACGCTTTCTAAGTCACCTCGACCTGATGCGTGCGTTCGAGCGAATGATTCGCCGAGCTGACTTACCCATTAAATCGACTCAGGGATTTCACCCTGCACCAAGGCTTGTGGTGCCACTTTCGCTGTCATTAGGTATCGTAGGCTGGAATGAAATTCTCGAGGCAGAATTTACAACTCCTCTCGATCCGCAGGAAGTTCTTCAGAAATTACAGGCCCAGCAACCACCCGGTCTCTATTTGTCTTCCGCTACTGGCATTCCCATGAAGTCCACTGCGCGTATTCGGCGTGCGTTTTATCGAGTGGACCTGCCATCAGAGCAAACAGTTCCTGACGCATCAATCGAAGATTGGCTCGCAAACAGTGAATACTGGGTTTATCGGAAGCGACCGAAAGAGAAATTATTGAATATCCGACCCTATGTGGAGCAGATTACTCCCACTACGGCGGGTTTTGAATGTTCGATCTGGATTACCCCGGAAGGTACGACCAGAATTGACGAAATTGCCAAGGCTTTTGGTCTGGGTAATATCCTGCAGCAAGGTTGGGATGTGAATCGGACAGACCTGGAGGTTACCGATGAACTTGATCCCACCGTACTACACCTGACACCAACTATCCTTCCCGAAACACGGCCTGTTTCCGGCGAGTGGCGGGAAGAAGAATACCAATGGAAACAAACCGGGATTGTCTGGGGTGCTACCTCAAATGGTCCCATCGTGGAATAA
- a CDS encoding PTS sugar transporter subunit IIA, whose protein sequence is MQEFLIREAIVPELEATTKSGVIRELVVKLQEAGCFAANQIDHVIAELHAREQLSSTGIGRGVAIPHTRFEEVSSLVGTIGISRAGIPFDSIDDEPVHFVFLLISQPDFPGPHLKALELIVRTTESDEFLAQLLAAHTREEIWNVILSTPEPWE, encoded by the coding sequence ATGCAGGAATTTCTGATCCGTGAAGCGATCGTACCAGAACTCGAAGCCACTACCAAAAGTGGGGTAATTCGCGAGTTAGTGGTCAAATTACAGGAAGCAGGCTGTTTTGCAGCAAATCAGATCGATCATGTGATTGCCGAACTGCATGCTCGTGAACAGCTCAGTTCTACGGGTATCGGGCGTGGTGTCGCAATTCCACATACGCGATTTGAGGAAGTTTCAAGCCTTGTTGGCACGATCGGAATCTCCCGCGCTGGGATTCCGTTTGACAGCATTGATGATGAACCGGTTCATTTTGTCTTCTTGCTCATCTCTCAGCCAGACTTTCCTGGCCCGCACTTAAAAGCCCTGGAACTGATTGTTCGCACCACCGAAAGTGATGAATTTCTGGCACAACTGCTGGCAGCCCATACGCGGGAAGAAATTTGGAACGTGATTCTGTCTACACCTGAACCTTGGGAGTAA
- a CDS encoding Rne/Rng family ribonuclease: MKKEMLINVLQPEECRIAMIEDGVLQELYVERASQESFVNNIYKGKIINIEPSIQAAFVDFGVGRNGFLHVSDVAVAYFQHLLEQRAPRPAQDRDPRRSDDRRNDGPRPPRSFEPVVVAPESTSGVGGAKIGSYEVGDDFDEGILTPEPAPVVAAPKVVAPPVQPAPAPVPQSFDLSDFDDGIGLEEAETEATDTTEEPETKPKKTKTSSTKAKTSKTPAKKGATKKTASSKAKEAVPAPEAPAATEEEKPKPKRKRVSKKADDSVPAPSAEHRTDSDDDFFFDPTAPNDRFADLPAPAPKVELPDDDDLEFDLKPEPASTDKRIPSIYDDQDLEDMDFYPPPVPKQPGDQRDSGNRDRGARDHGRPDRGDRDFRDRDHDRGGRGGRDDRGDRDRGRSDREERGDRDRSQSDRGDREDRGDRDRGGRGDREDRGDRDRGGRGDREDRGDRGNQRGGQRQGGPRDNSPKPPPIEQIFKKGQEVIVQVIKEGMGTKGPTLSTQIAIAGRYLVLAPWMQRVAVSKKIEDDRTRFKLKDLLRELDPPEGIGFIVRTAAADRDVQELKSDLAYLTRLWEVFCNRANKRTGPFEIYRESDMIIRTIRDIFTSDIDTIWIDDPEAFAEAQEFMKIVMPRYADRLKLHDSAEPIFHRFQIDDEVNKLRNKKVPLPGGGSIVIEQTEALVAIDVNSGNFRVDNDAEETAFQTNLQAAKEIARQLRLRNLGGVIINDFIDMREERHRRQVEETLRRAMSRDRSRTKILKTSAFGIIEMTRQRVQTSLQKSATQDCNHCNGLGNVKTPESMSIEVIRRIQLAASRKQARTLEINVHADVAHHLQNKKRRDLTHWEEVGQMQVSISGRTGVSPELCEIRGFDNNGVEVPVQPTVPQQKNPERRDQRRDDRPRQDRGGNGGQQDFRKGGHDKRKGNGGGGNRNSGGGNRHQQGGGNRRN; the protein is encoded by the coding sequence ATGAAAAAAGAAATGTTAATTAATGTGCTGCAGCCAGAAGAGTGCCGCATTGCCATGATCGAAGATGGTGTCCTGCAGGAACTCTATGTAGAGCGGGCCAGCCAGGAATCGTTTGTCAACAACATCTACAAGGGCAAAATCATCAATATCGAGCCGAGCATTCAAGCGGCGTTTGTTGATTTTGGCGTTGGTAGAAATGGTTTTCTGCACGTTTCAGATGTTGCAGTTGCCTATTTTCAGCATTTGCTGGAACAGCGAGCTCCACGTCCGGCACAGGACAGAGACCCTCGCCGGTCAGATGATCGCAGAAATGATGGCCCACGCCCACCACGGTCATTTGAGCCAGTGGTCGTAGCCCCCGAATCCACTTCAGGCGTGGGTGGGGCAAAAATCGGCTCCTACGAAGTGGGAGATGATTTTGATGAAGGAATTCTCACACCTGAACCAGCTCCCGTGGTGGCAGCACCCAAAGTAGTTGCACCTCCAGTACAGCCCGCACCTGCACCTGTGCCTCAATCGTTCGATCTGAGTGATTTCGATGATGGCATTGGATTAGAGGAGGCAGAAACAGAGGCAACAGATACGACAGAAGAACCAGAAACCAAACCGAAAAAGACCAAAACTTCATCCACAAAGGCAAAGACTTCCAAAACACCTGCCAAGAAAGGCGCGACTAAAAAAACGGCATCCAGCAAAGCCAAAGAGGCAGTACCTGCTCCCGAGGCACCTGCTGCGACGGAAGAAGAGAAACCAAAGCCAAAGCGAAAGCGGGTCTCGAAGAAGGCCGACGATTCTGTACCCGCACCGAGTGCCGAACACCGCACCGATTCGGACGATGATTTCTTCTTTGATCCCACTGCACCGAATGATCGATTTGCTGATTTGCCTGCACCTGCACCCAAAGTGGAACTGCCGGATGATGACGACCTTGAATTTGATCTGAAACCGGAGCCAGCATCGACAGATAAACGTATTCCATCGATTTATGACGATCAGGATCTGGAAGATATGGATTTTTATCCCCCACCAGTTCCTAAACAGCCTGGTGATCAGAGGGATTCGGGCAATCGCGACCGTGGTGCACGTGATCATGGCCGACCTGACCGTGGGGATAGGGATTTCCGAGATCGCGATCATGACCGCGGTGGGCGTGGTGGCCGAGATGATCGAGGCGATCGTGACCGTGGACGAAGTGATCGAGAAGAGCGCGGTGACCGTGATCGTAGCCAATCAGACCGAGGTGACCGAGAAGATCGAGGTGACCGTGACCGCGGTGGGCGTGGTGACCGAGAAGATCGAGGCGATCGTGATCGTGGTGGCCGAGGTGATCGAGAAGATCGCGGTGATCGTGGCAATCAGCGAGGTGGTCAACGTCAAGGCGGCCCTCGTGATAACTCTCCGAAACCCCCACCGATCGAACAGATTTTCAAGAAAGGTCAGGAAGTCATTGTTCAGGTGATCAAGGAAGGGATGGGCACCAAAGGCCCGACACTGAGTACCCAAATTGCTATTGCTGGCCGGTACCTCGTGTTGGCACCTTGGATGCAGCGAGTTGCTGTTTCGAAAAAGATCGAAGACGATCGTACCCGATTTAAATTGAAGGATTTGCTGCGGGAATTAGACCCACCGGAAGGAATTGGTTTTATTGTGCGTACTGCGGCCGCCGATCGTGATGTTCAGGAACTGAAATCGGATCTTGCCTACCTGACTCGGCTGTGGGAAGTCTTCTGTAATCGAGCGAATAAGCGTACAGGCCCGTTCGAGATTTATCGTGAAAGCGATATGATCATCCGTACGATCCGAGATATTTTCACCAGTGATATCGATACGATCTGGATTGATGACCCGGAAGCTTTTGCAGAAGCCCAGGAATTCATGAAAATTGTCATGCCTCGTTATGCAGACCGTTTGAAGCTGCATGACAGTGCGGAACCAATCTTCCACCGCTTCCAGATTGATGATGAAGTCAACAAGTTACGGAATAAAAAAGTCCCACTGCCAGGTGGGGGGTCGATTGTGATCGAGCAGACGGAAGCTCTGGTTGCCATTGACGTGAACAGCGGTAACTTCCGCGTAGATAATGATGCAGAAGAAACGGCATTTCAAACGAATCTGCAGGCTGCAAAGGAAATTGCCCGTCAGCTTCGTCTTCGCAATCTGGGTGGGGTGATCATCAACGATTTCATCGACATGCGTGAAGAACGGCATCGTCGTCAGGTAGAAGAAACCCTTCGTCGTGCTATGAGCCGCGATCGATCACGCACGAAGATCCTGAAAACGTCTGCGTTCGGAATCATCGAAATGACTCGCCAGCGGGTGCAGACTTCGCTGCAAAAGAGTGCAACACAGGATTGCAATCACTGTAACGGTTTGGGTAACGTCAAAACACCCGAAAGTATGAGTATTGAAGTGATTCGTCGGATTCAGTTGGCAGCATCCCGCAAACAGGCCCGCACGTTGGAAATCAATGTCCATGCAGATGTCGCCCACCACCTGCAGAACAAAAAACGCCGCGATCTGACCCACTGGGAAGAGGTGGGGCAGATGCAGGTATCGATCAGTGGACGCACAGGTGTTTCGCCTGAACTGTGTGAAATCCGTGGTTTCGATAATAATGGAGTTGAAGTCCCTGTGCAGCCCACGGTGCCACAACAGAAGAATCCTGAACGCCGAGATCAGCGTCGCGACGATCGCCCACGTCAGGACCGTGGTGGGAATGGTGGGCAGCAGGATTTTCGGAAAGGTGGCCACGATAAACGGAAAGGCAATGGTGGGGGCGGTAATCGAAATAGTGGCGGCGGAAATCGTCATCAACAGGGTGGCGGAAATCGCCGTAACTAA
- a CDS encoding HPr family phosphocarrier protein produces MNVIFMTMNELRAEDLPFVQRTVKVQNPYGLHMRPASVFVKVAMKLKSTVQIRKNEKVVNGKSLMSMITLAAQQGTELELMVHGEDALQAIDILATILGSPSTEGLENLLLPKSS; encoded by the coding sequence ATGAACGTAATTTTTATGACGATGAATGAACTGCGAGCTGAGGATCTGCCATTTGTGCAACGTACTGTAAAGGTGCAAAACCCTTACGGCCTGCACATGCGCCCCGCCAGCGTGTTCGTGAAAGTCGCCATGAAGCTGAAAAGTACGGTGCAAATACGCAAAAATGAGAAAGTGGTGAATGGCAAAAGCCTGATGAGTATGATCACCCTGGCTGCCCAACAAGGCACTGAACTGGAATTGATGGTGCACGGAGAAGACGCACTGCAGGCAATCGATATACTCGCAACTATTCTGGGGTCACCTTCCACTGAAGGCCTGGAAAACTTACTGTTACCCAAATCATCGTAA